From Amycolatopsis sp. YIM 10, the proteins below share one genomic window:
- a CDS encoding RICIN domain-containing protein: MTMQRRTFLGLSAAGAAAAGLSLLGTGQVLAAGPLGTAPATPFAVGVRRYDWTRGSRPCTTYVYYPATGTPGGNPMTNAPVANGVFPVYNFTHGFGSSPQNSLFIIRALAAAGFIVPAPHFNHSFPDVNNGNTAKDVSQILTNTLALNASGPLTGHINTGLGVGVSGHSLGGMITHGLLTSWPDSRIISANPQSCQDMGNPAASVSAKVLFVHGDKDSTTQYSSARQAYTEMTWPKAFLTFVGGSHTSFWSDNRFPNTVVDWARWTMYDDTAARDRLPADAAGPNTKWEAQLGNSPGGPGPCTLVAQHSGKAAEIADASTAAGARLVQRTTNSGPHQQFEFIDTGDSHVRVKARHSGLFLQPTGTTTGADVIQQAETSAAGQQWRVVDHGGDVISLVNRESGLAMDVWEYSTTDGGRISQWTYTGNPNQRFTRHRV; encoded by the coding sequence ATGACCATGCAACGACGAACCTTCCTCGGCCTGAGCGCGGCCGGAGCGGCGGCCGCGGGCCTGTCCCTGCTCGGCACGGGGCAGGTACTCGCCGCCGGGCCGCTGGGCACGGCACCGGCCACACCGTTCGCGGTCGGCGTGCGCCGGTACGACTGGACCCGCGGCAGCCGGCCGTGCACCACCTACGTCTACTACCCCGCCACCGGCACCCCCGGCGGCAACCCGATGACCAACGCCCCGGTCGCCAATGGCGTCTTCCCCGTCTACAACTTCACCCACGGCTTCGGAAGCAGCCCGCAGAACTCGCTGTTCATCATCCGGGCCCTGGCCGCCGCGGGCTTCATCGTCCCCGCCCCGCACTTCAACCACAGCTTCCCCGACGTCAACAACGGCAACACCGCCAAGGACGTCTCGCAGATCCTCACCAACACCCTCGCGCTCAACGCGAGCGGACCGCTGACCGGGCACATCAACACCGGCCTCGGCGTCGGCGTCTCGGGTCACTCCCTCGGCGGCATGATCACCCACGGCCTGCTGACCTCCTGGCCGGACAGCCGGATCATCTCCGCCAACCCACAGTCCTGCCAGGACATGGGCAACCCCGCCGCATCGGTATCGGCCAAGGTCCTGTTCGTCCACGGCGACAAGGACTCGACCACGCAGTACTCCTCGGCCCGGCAGGCGTACACGGAGATGACCTGGCCCAAGGCGTTCCTCACCTTCGTCGGCGGCAGCCACACCAGCTTCTGGAGCGACAACCGCTTCCCGAACACCGTGGTCGACTGGGCCCGCTGGACCATGTACGACGACACCGCCGCACGAGACCGCCTCCCCGCCGACGCGGCCGGGCCCAACACCAAGTGGGAAGCCCAGCTGGGCAACTCGCCCGGCGGTCCCGGCCCCTGCACCCTGGTGGCCCAGCACAGCGGCAAAGCCGCCGAGATCGCCGACGCCTCCACCGCCGCCGGCGCACGGCTCGTCCAGCGGACCACCAACAGCGGTCCTCACCAGCAGTTCGAATTCATCGACACCGGTGACAGCCACGTCCGCGTCAAAGCCCGGCACAGTGGCCTGTTCCTCCAGCCAACGGGCACCACGACCGGCGCGGACGTCATCCAGCAGGCCGAAACCAGCGCCGCCGGCCAGCAGTGGCGCGTGGTCGACCACGGCGGTGACGTGATCAGCCTCGTCAACCGGGAATCCGGCCTGGCCATGGACGTCTGGGAATACTCCACCACCGACGGCGGCCGCATCTCCCAGTGGACCTACACCGGAAATCCCAACCAGCGCTTCACCCGTCACCGCGTCTGA
- a CDS encoding carbohydrate ABC transporter permease, translating into MSALDELRRLRRDSTTDRKRDNKAAFWFLLPWFAGLVIITLGPVAASFGLGFTEYNLIQPPEFIGLDNFTRVFSDERLHNALGVTFTYVLVSVPLQLAFALGVAMLLDRGLRGLAFYRSAFYLPSLLGSSVAIAVLWTQIFGADGLVNRVLGFFGIEGKGWISDPDTALSTLIVLNVWTFGAPMIIFLAGLRQIPGVYYEAAAIDGVRGWSRFRHITLPLLSPIIFFNLVLQIIHAFQSFTQAFVVSNGTGGPSDSTMFYTLYLYQQGFSRFDMGYAAALAWFLLLIIGAFTAINFWAAKYWVFYDD; encoded by the coding sequence ATGAGCGCCCTCGACGAGCTCCGCCGGCTGCGGCGGGACAGCACCACGGACCGCAAGCGTGACAACAAAGCCGCCTTCTGGTTCCTGCTGCCCTGGTTCGCCGGACTGGTGATCATCACCCTCGGCCCGGTCGCGGCCTCGTTCGGCCTCGGCTTCACCGAATACAACCTGATCCAGCCACCGGAGTTCATCGGGCTGGACAACTTCACCCGCGTCTTCAGCGACGAACGGCTGCACAACGCACTCGGCGTGACCTTCACCTACGTGCTGGTTTCGGTACCGCTGCAACTGGCGTTCGCGCTGGGTGTCGCGATGCTGCTCGACCGCGGGTTGCGCGGACTGGCGTTCTACCGCTCGGCGTTCTACCTGCCGTCGCTGCTCGGGTCGAGCGTCGCGATCGCCGTGCTGTGGACCCAGATCTTCGGCGCGGACGGCCTGGTGAACCGGGTGCTCGGGTTCTTCGGCATCGAGGGCAAGGGCTGGATCTCCGACCCGGACACGGCGTTGTCGACGCTCATCGTGCTCAACGTGTGGACGTTCGGCGCGCCGATGATCATCTTCCTGGCCGGGTTGCGCCAGATCCCTGGCGTGTACTACGAGGCCGCCGCGATCGACGGGGTGCGCGGGTGGTCCCGTTTCCGGCACATCACCCTGCCGCTGCTGTCGCCGATCATCTTCTTCAACCTGGTGCTGCAGATCATCCACGCCTTCCAGTCGTTCACCCAGGCGTTCGTGGTCTCCAACGGCACCGGCGGGCCGTCGGACTCCACCATGTTCTACACGCTTTACCTGTACCAGCAGGGTTTCAGCCGGTTCGACATGGGCTACGCCGCCGCGCTGGCGTGGTTCCTGCTGCTGATCATCGGCGCGTTCACCGCCATCAACTTCT